The region CCTGTTCGTCACGCTCACGGCCCCGTCGTTCGGGCCGGTGCACAACCGTCGCACCACCGACGCGGGCAAGACCTTGGCCTGCCGTTGCGGCGAACGCCACCCGGCCGACGACTCCGCCTTGGGCACGCCGCTGTCCCCGGCTACCTACGACTACACCGGCGCCGTGCTCTGGAACGCCCACGCCGGAGCCCTGTGGGCACGCTTCACCACCTACCTGCGCCGTGAGCTGGCCGCGCACCTCGGCATGACGCAGAAGGCGCTGAACGCGGCGCTGCGCGTCTCCTTCGCGAAGGTCGCCGAGTACCAGCGGCGCGGCCTGGTCCACTTCCATGCCGTGATCCGCCTCGACGGTCCCGAGGGCAGCAACGAGCCCCCGCCCCGGTGGGCCACCGCCGATGCCCTCACCCACGCGGTCACTGAGGCGGCCGAACGCGCCGTGCTCACGGTCGCCTCCGACGCCATCGGCGAACGCCGACTCACCTGGGGCTCCCAGCTCGACATCCGCGAGATCGCGGCCCTGGGCGACGGTGAACTGACCGATCAGAAGGTCGCCGCCTACGTCGCGAAGTACGCCACGAAGAGCGCCGAGGACTCCGGAACAGTAGATCGCTCCCTGCGCTGTACCCACTGCACTGGACGCGGCTACCAGCGCGGCCCTGACGGCTTCCGGGACCTGTGCGACGAGTGCGAGGGCACTGGCCAGTCCGAACCCATCGCGGATCTGCCCGTGCACAGCCACGTCCGCCAGATGATCCGCACCGCCTGGAGCCTCGGCCACCTGCCCGAGTTCGCCGAACTCAAGCTCTGGAAGTGGGCCCACATGCTCGGCTTCCGGGGCCACTTCTCCAGCAAATCCCGCCGCTACTCCACCACCCTCGGCGCCCTGCGCGACATCCGCCGCACCTGGCGCACCGAGCAAGCACGCACCGCAGACGACCGGCCCGAGGTGGACGAGGAAACGACCCTCGTCGTCTCCCACTGGCAATACCTGGCCTCCGGCTACAGCCCCGGTGAGGAACTGCTAGCCGCACAGGTACGCCACGACATCGCCCAAGCCGAACGCCTCAGGACGGAAGGAGCCCCGTGGCTGTGACCACCGCGACTGAATCCCGCGCTCGACGAGGGGGCACGCATGAGGACGGCGCTGCCCGTGAGGCGGAGTGGTTGAGGAAGCACCTGGCCCGTGCGCCTGAGCGGGATGAGGAGTGGATACGGCGTGCCCGTCTGCTCCACGGCAGGACATAGGGACAGAGAACACGAGGGAGCCCCGGCCGAAACCGGGGCTCCCTCGTTCAGCGCCAAATCGGATCGATCAAGTCGGGATCGAACTTGCGCTTGCCCCGGCCTGCGGGATGGATGACCACAGCAGTGAGACTGTGCAATACGATCTCGCGCTGGCGCTCGATCGGGAGAGCGAAGAACTCCTCTTCAGTCAGGTCGCCAGCATTTCCTTTG is a window of Streptomyces violaceusniger Tu 4113 DNA encoding:
- a CDS encoding replication initiator; protein product: MKAPLDLRHVASLALRDLVHLAHLPDFDRIQDQISRIRGCTRPVQLVGSTETRDMATDTVVRAYSTADEPTGRLLTTCGNRRSSRCPSCSRLYAADTYHLIKAGLSGGKSVPETVRTHPRLFVTLTAPSFGPVHNRRTTDAGKTLACRCGERHPADDSALGTPLSPATYDYTGAVLWNAHAGALWARFTTYLRRELAAHLGMTQKALNAALRVSFAKVAEYQRRGLVHFHAVIRLDGPEGSNEPPPRWATADALTHAVTEAAERAVLTVASDAIGERRLTWGSQLDIREIAALGDGELTDQKVAAYVAKYATKSAEDSGTVDRSLRCTHCTGRGYQRGPDGFRDLCDECEGTGQSEPIADLPVHSHVRQMIRTAWSLGHLPEFAELKLWKWAHMLGFRGHFSSKSRRYSTTLGALRDIRRTWRTEQARTADDRPEVDEETTLVVSHWQYLASGYSPGEELLAAQVRHDIAQAERLRTEGAPWL